A single window of Candidatus Binatia bacterium DNA harbors:
- a CDS encoding acetyl-CoA hydrolase/transferase C-terminal domain-containing protein: MLPHGCIEPSALYEALAASRGHPDAPPTLYGGLAFGDYAFLGPGLKGEPAETGGLGPGYRYVTWQVGPRIRHLARGGRIGILPLRFRDIPRVFGPGGRLEADVAVIQCSPPRDGTVSLGISCSIFPSVIAAAKLVIAEIHPDMPYTEGCTEVPVDMIDVAVDATAPLGTLARAEPDEVDRRIIERVLRLVPEGAWVQLGVGAIPDALLPRLSDVPGVNLHSGMLSDGLMDFLEAAPPTARVVTGEIEGSHEMYRRSATDPRVSFQPTTVIHDVPHLAQLERFVSINSAIEVDLDGQVNGETIDGVQVSGVGGSLDFVEAARYSPGGRSIIALRSTAKNRSRIVDRLTTGTAVTVPRFAVDVVVTEHGVAELTGLDLRERAEALIAIAAPEARDELRARARERHGG, encoded by the coding sequence GTGCTGCCGCACGGCTGCATCGAGCCGTCGGCGCTGTACGAGGCGCTTGCCGCATCGCGCGGTCACCCCGACGCACCGCCGACGCTGTACGGCGGCCTCGCGTTCGGTGACTACGCCTTTCTCGGGCCGGGTCTCAAAGGCGAGCCGGCGGAGACCGGCGGTCTCGGGCCCGGCTACCGCTACGTCACCTGGCAGGTCGGGCCGCGGATCCGCCACCTCGCGCGCGGCGGAAGGATCGGCATCCTGCCGCTGCGCTTTCGGGACATTCCGCGCGTCTTCGGTCCGGGCGGACGGCTCGAGGCCGACGTCGCGGTGATCCAGTGCTCGCCGCCGCGCGACGGCACGGTCAGCCTCGGCATCTCGTGCTCGATCTTTCCGAGCGTGATCGCTGCGGCGAAGCTGGTGATCGCCGAGATCCACCCGGACATGCCCTACACCGAGGGCTGCACCGAGGTGCCGGTCGACATGATCGACGTCGCGGTCGACGCGACCGCACCGCTCGGCACGCTCGCGCGCGCCGAGCCCGACGAGGTCGATCGGCGCATCATCGAGCGCGTGCTGCGCCTCGTGCCGGAGGGCGCCTGGGTGCAGCTCGGCGTCGGCGCGATTCCCGACGCCCTGCTGCCGCGGCTCTCCGACGTCCCGGGGGTGAATCTGCACTCGGGCATGCTGAGCGACGGGCTCATGGACTTTCTCGAAGCCGCACCGCCCACGGCGCGCGTCGTCACCGGCGAGATCGAAGGGTCGCACGAGATGTACCGGCGATCGGCGACCGATCCGCGCGTCAGCTTTCAGCCGACGACCGTCATCCACGACGTGCCGCACCTCGCGCAGCTCGAGCGCTTCGTCTCGATCAACTCGGCGATCGAGGTCGACCTCGACGGCCAGGTGAACGGCGAGACGATCGACGGCGTGCAGGTGAGCGGCGTCGGCGGCTCGCTCGATTTCGTCGAGGCGGCGCGTTACTCGCCCGGCGGGCGCTCGATCATCGCGCTGCGCTCGACGGCGAAGAACCGCTCGCGGATCGTCGACCGGCTCACGACCGGGACGGCGGTCACCGTGCCGCGCTTCGCGGTCGACGTGGTGGTGACCGAGCACGGCGTCGCCGAGCTCACGGGGCTCGACCTTCGTGAGCGAGCGGAGGCGCTGATCGCGATCGCGGCGCCCGAGGCACGAGACGAGCTGCGCGCACGCGCGCGCGAACGACACGGAGGCTAG
- a CDS encoding enoyl-CoA hydratase/isomerase family protein, translating to MAEIEVSREGAICTILLNRPERRNALTIPMMEDLGRHLAAIAADDSIRVVILTGAGSVFCSGLDLVAMGASPTEPALEAALVRDVLKPLERLPQPTIAAMNGDGLAGGCELALHCDLRIATTDTRLGMPVARIGIVVPYPLILKLVDTVGAAITSELLFTAQPLSAERAHALAMVNQVVPREELMPAARKMAETIAANAPLAVRAMKKAILAGRAHRTEEAPDDVRDAAERARTSEDAQEGLRAINEKRRPEFRGR from the coding sequence ATGGCGGAAATCGAGGTGAGCCGGGAGGGGGCGATCTGCACGATCCTGCTCAACCGACCCGAGCGCCGCAACGCGTTGACCATCCCGATGATGGAAGACCTCGGTCGGCACCTCGCCGCGATCGCCGCCGACGACTCGATCCGCGTCGTCATCCTGACCGGCGCCGGCAGCGTGTTCTGCTCGGGGCTCGATCTGGTCGCGATGGGCGCCTCACCGACCGAGCCCGCGCTCGAGGCGGCGCTGGTGCGAGACGTGCTGAAGCCGCTCGAGCGGCTGCCGCAGCCGACGATCGCCGCGATGAACGGCGACGGGCTCGCCGGCGGCTGCGAGCTCGCGCTGCACTGCGACCTGCGCATCGCGACCACCGACACGCGCCTCGGCATGCCGGTCGCGCGCATCGGCATCGTGGTGCCGTATCCGCTGATCCTGAAGCTCGTCGACACCGTCGGCGCCGCGATCACGAGCGAGCTGCTGTTCACGGCGCAGCCGCTCAGCGCCGAGCGCGCGCACGCGCTCGCGATGGTGAACCAGGTCGTGCCGCGCGAAGAGCTGATGCCGGCCGCGCGCAAGATGGCGGAGACGATCGCCGCCAACGCGCCGCTCGCGGTCCGCGCGATGAAGAAGGCGATCCTCGCCGGGCGCGCGCACCGCACCGAGGAGGCGCCCGACGACGTGCGCGACGCCGCCGAGCGCGCGCGCACCAGCGAGGACGCGCAAGAGGGCCTGCGGGCGATCAACGAGAAGCGGCGTCCGGAGTTCCGCGGCCGCTAG
- a CDS encoding thioredoxin domain-containing protein: MGHRENRLAKESSPYLQQHRFNPVDWYPWGEEALERARREDKPILLSIGYSACHWCHVMERESFENEDIAALMNAHFVNVKVDREERPDLDTIYMNAVQMMTGSGGWPLTVFLTPEGKPFYGGTYFPPEDRYGRPGFPRVLDAVARAYRESRGEVERATQQLMEGLAKLSSFEANLDAVRPETVRTAADRLLAYVDWEHGGIGDAPKFPNVPVFALFLRQHQATGREEFLTAVTRTLSAMARGGIYDQLGGGFHRYSVDAHWLVPHFEKMLYDNAQLVPLYLDAYLVTSDPLYRRVAGETLDYLLREMTHPEGGFYSTQDADTEGEEGKTYLWRIEEIRELLDPDAAEIVTRYYQVDELGNFAEPGQSERKSILHVKLSIDELARLFRREPAEIETVLASSREKLLAARQRRPQPGRDEKILTSWNALAIRAFVRGATVLEETRYLDAAVRAAAFLDQYLTRPDGRLLRTWKDGVARYPAYLDDHAFLATASLDLYEATGDHRHLEHARRLGEILLSDFLDEQQGGFFFTARYHEQLVDRPKVVFDGSLPSGNAVAIESLLRLARLLGDARAREVAEAALHLFGTRMEKDPFGTAYLLGVLDDFLRGPVEVVIAGKRDAADTRALTQAAHAVYLPNKSVLLAEPNGATDDLPEVLRDKRPMNGHAAAYVCRGFTCSAPVTDPGEIRTLLEGREPA, encoded by the coding sequence ATGGGCCACCGCGAGAATCGGCTGGCGAAGGAGTCGAGCCCCTACCTGCAGCAGCACCGGTTCAACCCGGTCGACTGGTACCCGTGGGGCGAGGAAGCGCTCGAGCGCGCACGGCGTGAGGATAAGCCGATCCTGCTGTCGATCGGCTACTCCGCCTGCCACTGGTGTCACGTCATGGAGCGCGAGTCCTTCGAGAACGAGGACATCGCGGCGCTGATGAACGCGCACTTCGTGAACGTGAAGGTCGACCGCGAGGAGCGTCCCGACCTCGACACGATCTACATGAACGCCGTCCAGATGATGACCGGGTCTGGCGGCTGGCCGCTGACTGTATTCTTGACGCCGGAGGGGAAGCCGTTCTACGGCGGCACGTACTTCCCACCGGAGGACCGCTACGGGCGTCCTGGCTTCCCGCGCGTCCTCGACGCCGTCGCGCGCGCCTACCGCGAGAGCCGCGGCGAGGTCGAGCGCGCCACGCAGCAGCTCATGGAAGGGCTCGCGAAGCTCTCGAGCTTCGAGGCGAATCTCGACGCCGTCCGGCCCGAGACCGTGCGCACGGCCGCGGACCGACTTCTCGCGTACGTCGACTGGGAGCACGGTGGCATCGGGGATGCGCCCAAGTTCCCGAACGTCCCGGTGTTCGCGCTCTTCCTCCGCCAGCACCAGGCGACCGGACGCGAGGAGTTTCTCACCGCGGTGACGCGCACGCTCTCGGCGATGGCGCGCGGCGGCATCTACGACCAGCTCGGCGGCGGCTTCCACCGCTACTCGGTCGACGCGCACTGGCTCGTGCCGCACTTCGAGAAGATGCTGTACGACAACGCGCAGCTCGTCCCGCTCTACCTCGACGCCTACCTCGTGACCTCCGACCCGCTGTACCGCCGCGTCGCGGGCGAGACGCTCGACTACCTGCTGCGCGAGATGACGCACCCCGAGGGCGGCTTCTACTCGACGCAGGACGCCGACACCGAGGGCGAGGAGGGCAAGACCTACCTCTGGCGGATCGAGGAGATCCGCGAGCTGCTCGATCCCGACGCGGCCGAGATCGTCACGCGCTACTACCAGGTCGACGAGCTCGGCAACTTCGCCGAGCCGGGGCAGAGCGAGCGCAAGAGCATCCTGCACGTCAAGCTCAGCATCGACGAGCTCGCGCGTCTGTTCCGTCGCGAACCGGCGGAGATCGAGACGGTCCTCGCGAGCAGTCGGGAGAAGCTCCTCGCCGCGCGCCAGCGTCGACCGCAGCCCGGACGCGACGAGAAGATCCTGACCAGCTGGAACGCGCTCGCGATCCGGGCGTTCGTGCGCGGCGCGACCGTGCTCGAGGAGACGCGCTACCTCGACGCCGCGGTGCGCGCGGCCGCGTTCCTCGATCAGTACTTGACGCGTCCCGACGGACGCCTGCTGCGCACCTGGAAGGACGGCGTCGCGCGCTACCCGGCGTACCTCGACGACCACGCGTTCCTCGCCACGGCGAGCCTCGACCTCTACGAGGCGACCGGCGACCACCGGCACCTCGAGCACGCGCGCCGGCTCGGCGAGATCCTGCTGTCCGACTTCCTCGACGAGCAGCAGGGCGGCTTCTTCTTCACGGCGCGCTACCACGAGCAGCTGGTGGACCGTCCGAAGGTCGTGTTCGACGGCTCGCTGCCGTCGGGCAACGCGGTGGCGATCGAATCGCTGCTGCGTCTCGCGCGGCTCTTGGGTGATGCGCGAGCGCGCGAGGTCGCCGAAGCCGCGCTGCATCTCTTCGGAACGCGGATGGAGAAGGATCCCTTCGGCACCGCGTACCTGCTCGGCGTCCTCGACGACTTCCTGCGCGGCCCCGTCGAGGTCGTGATCGCGGGCAAGCGCGACGCGGCCGACACGCGCGCGCTCACCCAGGCCGCGCACGCGGTCTACCTGCCGAACAAGTCCGTGCTGCTCGCCGAGCCGAACGGAGCGACGGACGATCTGCCCGAGGTGCTGCGCGACAAGCGGCCGATGAACGGGCACGCCGCGGCCTACGTCTGCCGCGGCTTCACCTGCTCGGCACCGGTGACCGACCCGGGCGAGATCCGGACGCTGCTCGAGGGTCGCGAGCCCGCGTAG
- a CDS encoding acyl-CoA dehydrogenase family protein, whose amino-acid sequence MIDFELSPAIQNTRQMIHQLAEQVMRPISREYDEREHEKPTEFLNMMWSVSKGSSFGNARESNSALASGSPKEGNLAACVNIEELSWGDAGLYLTIPNAGLGGAAVMAAGTPEQKQRFLAPFKEGEPKWGAMAITEPHCGSDSAAIQTTAVRDGDQWVINGTKIYCTSGLMAAEKSDGFVVVWATVDKNAGRAGIKSFVVPAHTPGMKVIKVENKLGIRASDTAMIVFEDCRIPLDNILGSPEVKTSTEGFKGAMATFDATRPLVAASALGIGRAALDFTREALERAGIKIRYGLAPSKLTAIERDFMEMESELHAARLLTWRAAWMMDRGKRNNLEASMAKSKAGLAVTRVTQKAVELLGPLGYSRKLLLEKWMRDAKINDIFEGTQQINLLIVARRILGYSSKELN is encoded by the coding sequence ATGATCGATTTCGAGCTTTCGCCGGCGATCCAGAACACCCGGCAGATGATTCACCAGCTCGCCGAGCAGGTGATGCGGCCGATCTCGCGCGAGTACGACGAGCGCGAGCACGAGAAGCCGACCGAGTTCCTCAACATGATGTGGAGCGTCTCGAAGGGCAGCTCCTTCGGCAACGCCAGGGAGAGCAACTCGGCGCTCGCGAGCGGCAGCCCCAAGGAGGGCAACCTCGCCGCCTGCGTCAACATCGAGGAGCTGTCCTGGGGTGACGCCGGTCTGTACTTGACGATCCCCAACGCGGGGCTCGGCGGTGCGGCCGTCATGGCGGCGGGCACCCCGGAGCAGAAGCAGCGCTTCCTCGCGCCGTTCAAGGAAGGCGAGCCGAAGTGGGGCGCGATGGCGATCACCGAGCCGCACTGCGGCTCGGACAGCGCCGCGATCCAGACCACCGCGGTGCGCGACGGCGATCAGTGGGTCATCAACGGCACCAAGATCTACTGCACGTCGGGCCTGATGGCGGCCGAGAAGTCCGACGGCTTCGTCGTCGTCTGGGCGACGGTCGACAAGAACGCCGGCCGCGCCGGCATCAAGTCCTTCGTCGTGCCGGCGCACACGCCGGGCATGAAGGTCATCAAGGTCGAGAACAAGCTCGGCATCCGCGCCTCGGACACGGCGATGATCGTGTTCGAGGACTGCCGCATCCCGCTCGACAACATCCTCGGCTCGCCCGAGGTGAAGACCTCGACCGAGGGCTTCAAGGGCGCCATGGCGACCTTCGACGCGACCCGCCCGCTGGTGGCGGCGAGCGCGCTCGGCATCGGTCGCGCGGCGCTCGACTTCACGCGCGAGGCGCTCGAGCGCGCCGGCATCAAGATCCGCTATGGCCTCGCGCCGTCGAAGCTGACGGCCATCGAGCGCGACTTCATGGAGATGGAGAGCGAGCTGCACGCGGCTCGTCTCCTCACCTGGCGCGCGGCCTGGATGATGGACCGCGGCAAGCGCAACAACCTCGAGGCGTCGATGGCGAAGTCCAAGGCGGGGCTCGCCGTCACGCGCGTGACGCAGAAGGCGGTCGAGCTCCTCGGTCCGCTCGGCTACTCGCGCAAGCTGCTCCTCGAGAAGTGGATGCGCGACGCCAAGATCAACGACATCTTCGAGGGCACGCAGCAGATCAACTTGCTGATCGTCGCGCGCCGCATCCTCGGCTACTCGAGCAAGGAGCTCAACTGA
- a CDS encoding acyl-CoA dehydrogenase family protein, whose amino-acid sequence MFDLELTEDQKLVQETVASFARAEIRPAARDADETGTIPSHLAEKGYELGLVSSAIPEEHGGFGEQRSAVTGAIVLEELGWGDLSIALQLLAPRLVVYPLLEAGTPEQRAKLLPAFAKGYRAATAAVVEPRFDFDTVEFATTATPQNGGFVLNGTKCFVPLAAESETLLVVAQQGEGPAAFLVDRNTPGVTVSEREKNMGLKALPTYEVTFENVRLPAEARLGGERGADVERLLNLSRIALGSLAVGVARAAFEYARDYAKERKAFGVAIAQKQAIAFMLAEMAIEIDATRLLLWEAAWMLDKGLPATREAVLAKRYASNMVLKVTDNAVQVLGGHGYVRDHPVELWLRNARGFTSFEGMAIV is encoded by the coding sequence ATGTTTGACCTCGAGTTGACCGAGGACCAGAAGCTCGTCCAGGAGACCGTGGCGAGCTTCGCTCGCGCCGAGATCCGTCCCGCCGCACGCGACGCGGACGAGACCGGCACGATCCCTAGCCACCTCGCCGAGAAGGGTTACGAGCTGGGACTCGTCAGCTCGGCGATCCCCGAGGAGCACGGCGGCTTCGGCGAGCAGCGCTCGGCGGTGACCGGCGCGATCGTGCTGGAGGAGCTCGGCTGGGGCGACCTCTCGATCGCGCTGCAGCTGCTCGCGCCGCGGCTGGTGGTCTACCCGCTGCTCGAAGCCGGGACGCCCGAGCAGCGCGCGAAGCTGCTGCCCGCGTTCGCCAAGGGCTACCGCGCCGCGACCGCAGCCGTCGTCGAGCCGCGCTTCGACTTCGACACCGTCGAGTTCGCGACCACGGCGACGCCGCAGAACGGCGGCTTCGTGCTGAACGGCACCAAGTGCTTCGTGCCGCTCGCGGCGGAGTCGGAGACGTTGCTCGTCGTCGCGCAGCAGGGCGAGGGACCGGCTGCATTCCTCGTCGACCGCAACACGCCCGGCGTGACGGTGAGCGAGCGCGAGAAGAACATGGGCCTCAAGGCGCTACCGACCTACGAGGTCACCTTCGAGAACGTGCGCCTGCCCGCCGAAGCTCGGCTCGGTGGCGAGCGCGGCGCGGACGTCGAGCGTCTGCTGAACCTGAGCCGTATCGCTCTCGGATCGCTCGCCGTCGGCGTGGCGCGCGCCGCGTTCGAGTACGCGCGCGACTACGCCAAGGAGCGCAAGGCGTTCGGCGTCGCGATCGCGCAGAAGCAGGCGATCGCCTTCATGCTCGCCGAGATGGCGATCGAGATCGACGCGACGCGCCTGCTGCTGTGGGAGGCCGCGTGGATGCTCGACAAGGGTCTGCCCGCGACCCGCGAGGCGGTGCTCGCCAAGCGCTACGCGAGCAACATGGTTCTCAAGGTCACGGACAACGCCGTGCAGGTGCTCGGCGGTCACGGCTACGTGCGCGACCATCCGGTCGAGCTCTGGTTGCGCAACGCTCGCGGCTTCACGTCCTTCGAGGGAATGGCGATCGTCTGA
- a CDS encoding TetR/AcrR family transcriptional regulator — MAIAIDCFARYGYAGTSIDRIARAAGVTKGALYYHFRDKEQLLFEAVKERIGAFEQHVLERVDRASDPAEALRRIARICAQNAIQDNHRRFILTLMVEALDTNAALSNEFREMLQRFRGFCRHLIRQGQESGLLRSDVDAAVAAETFVSGILGAEIQYYQDTERIDLARSIDVHVEQFLAWLANPKKGSRRRASGGKNV; from the coding sequence ATGGCGATCGCGATCGACTGCTTCGCGCGCTACGGCTACGCCGGCACCTCCATCGACCGGATCGCGCGCGCTGCGGGCGTCACCAAGGGCGCGCTGTACTACCACTTCCGCGACAAAGAGCAGCTGCTCTTCGAAGCGGTGAAGGAGCGGATCGGGGCGTTCGAGCAGCACGTCCTCGAACGCGTCGACCGCGCTTCCGACCCGGCCGAGGCGCTGCGTCGGATCGCGCGCATCTGCGCGCAGAACGCGATTCAGGACAACCATCGACGCTTTATCTTGACGCTGATGGTCGAGGCGCTCGATACCAACGCTGCGCTGTCGAACGAGTTCCGCGAGATGCTGCAGCGCTTCCGCGGCTTCTGCCGCCACCTCATCCGTCAGGGTCAAGAGAGCGGCCTCTTGCGCTCCGACGTCGACGCCGCGGTCGCCGCGGAGACCTTCGTGAGCGGCATCTTGGGCGCCGAGATCCAGTACTACCAGGACACCGAGCGCATCGACCTCGCGCGGTCGATCGACGTGCACGTGGAGCAATTCCTCGCCTGGCTGGCCAACCCGAAGAAGGGAAGCCGCCGGCGAGCTTCCGGAGGAAAGAATGTTTGA
- a CDS encoding helix-turn-helix domain-containing protein produces MAKVGEVLRQTRESKSLSLDDVRAALGIPMHYLQAMEKGGPNLVADEFYLIPFLRRYAEFLELDPASTVAQFLAEAAREEARAPELKPLADRGRSSWLVGGIVGAAVVAVALWFLLSAS; encoded by the coding sequence GTGGCCAAGGTCGGAGAGGTCTTACGCCAGACGCGGGAATCGAAGAGCCTGTCGCTCGACGACGTGCGCGCCGCGCTCGGCATCCCGATGCACTACCTGCAGGCAATGGAGAAGGGCGGGCCGAACCTCGTCGCCGACGAGTTCTACCTGATCCCGTTTCTCCGTCGCTACGCGGAGTTCCTCGAGCTCGACCCGGCCTCGACCGTCGCCCAGTTCCTCGCCGAAGCGGCCCGCGAGGAGGCCCGCGCGCCGGAGCTCAAGCCGCTCGCCGACCGCGGGCGCAGCTCCTGGCTGGTGGGCGGCATCGTGGGCGCCGCGGTGGTCGCGGTCGCGCTCTGGTTCCTGCTGTCGGCGAGCTGA
- a CDS encoding glucose 1-dehydrogenase, which translates to MKLAGKTAIVTGGSRGIGRGIVLAFAREGADVAINYRRDEAAARETADAVRALGRRAEIYQADVSDWDAVARMFEAAEKDFGGFDVVVANSGVASRPASVADMDPAYWRQVLAVDLDGVFYTCKAGVPRLKPNGNVIVVSSIGADLCAAFGAPYYVAKAGANALVKVLAKELAPERKRVNCIAPGMVASDMGNRLVKALGEGIVQTIPLGRIGQPEDIGAAAVFLASDDASWITGKILRVDGGVFM; encoded by the coding sequence ATGAAGCTCGCAGGGAAGACGGCGATCGTTACGGGCGGCTCGCGCGGCATCGGACGGGGCATCGTGCTCGCGTTCGCGCGCGAGGGCGCCGACGTGGCCATCAACTATCGGCGCGACGAGGCAGCGGCGCGTGAGACCGCAGACGCCGTGCGCGCGCTCGGCCGCCGCGCCGAGATCTATCAGGCGGACGTCTCCGACTGGGACGCCGTCGCACGGATGTTCGAGGCCGCGGAGAAGGACTTCGGCGGCTTCGACGTCGTGGTCGCCAACTCCGGGGTCGCTTCCCGTCCCGCGTCGGTCGCCGACATGGATCCGGCCTACTGGCGTCAGGTGCTCGCCGTCGACCTCGACGGCGTCTTCTACACGTGCAAGGCCGGCGTGCCGCGGCTCAAGCCGAACGGCAACGTGATCGTGGTGTCGTCGATCGGAGCGGATCTCTGCGCGGCGTTCGGCGCGCCGTACTACGTCGCGAAGGCGGGGGCGAACGCGCTCGTGAAGGTCCTCGCCAAGGAGCTCGCGCCCGAGCGCAAGCGCGTGAACTGCATCGCGCCCGGGATGGTCGCGAGCGACATGGGCAACCGGCTGGTCAAGGCCCTCGGCGAGGGCATCGTCCAGACGATCCCGCTCGGCCGCATCGGTCAGCCGGAGGACATCGGCGCCGCCGCCGTCTTCCTCGCGTCCGACGACGCGAGCTGGATCACCGGCAAGATCCTGCGGGTCGACGGCGGCGTGTTCATGTAA
- a CDS encoding AAA family ATPase has product MSGIDGVHEGRLEPGRLGEDVEEFRAALASRVIGQQAAVDAVTEAYQIFRAGLSSPDRPLGSFLFLGPTGTGKTNLVEAMAEVCFDDRRAMLKVDCAEFSHSHEVARLIGSPPGYLGHQETNPYLSMSNIVRYQTAAFPFTLLLFDEIEKANDALWQLLLGILDKARLTLGNNKEVDLSSCFIFLTSNVGSRSVSDILAPPLGFATTGSEPEERVHRRIEEAVLWSAKRTFSPEFLNRLDHKIVFHRLTTTQLEQILDLELAKIEQRLARRGEPIRFHYTDRARRRLLEEGTDPEHGARPLKRVLERRIVFPLARLLASRQLVGGETVAVDWRDDAPEVDFVLTTPRHMVASVG; this is encoded by the coding sequence ATGTCGGGAATCGACGGCGTGCACGAGGGAAGGCTCGAGCCCGGACGTCTCGGCGAGGACGTCGAAGAGTTTCGCGCCGCGCTCGCGTCGCGGGTCATCGGGCAGCAGGCGGCGGTCGACGCGGTGACCGAGGCGTACCAGATCTTCCGCGCCGGGCTGTCGAGCCCCGACCGGCCGCTGGGGTCGTTCCTGTTTCTCGGTCCGACCGGCACCGGCAAGACCAATCTCGTCGAGGCGATGGCCGAGGTCTGCTTCGACGACCGCCGGGCGATGCTCAAGGTGGACTGTGCGGAGTTCAGCCACAGCCACGAGGTGGCGCGGCTGATCGGCTCACCGCCGGGCTACCTCGGGCACCAGGAGACCAACCCGTATCTGTCGATGAGCAACATCGTCCGCTACCAGACGGCCGCGTTTCCCTTCACGCTCTTGCTGTTCGACGAGATCGAGAAGGCCAACGACGCGCTCTGGCAGCTCCTGCTCGGGATCCTCGACAAGGCCCGCTTGACGCTCGGCAACAACAAGGAAGTCGATCTGTCGAGCTGCTTCATATTCTTGACGAGCAACGTCGGCAGCCGCTCGGTGAGCGACATCCTGGCGCCGCCGCTCGGCTTCGCGACGACCGGCAGCGAGCCCGAGGAGCGCGTGCACCGGCGCATCGAGGAAGCGGTGCTGTGGTCGGCGAAGCGGACGTTCTCGCCGGAGTTCCTGAACCGGCTCGACCACAAGATCGTGTTCCACCGCCTCACGACGACGCAGCTCGAGCAGATCCTCGACCTCGAGCTCGCGAAGATCGAGCAGCGCCTCGCGCGCCGCGGCGAGCCGATCCGCTTCCACTACACCGACCGCGCACGCCGTCGGCTGCTCGAGGAGGGTACGGACCCCGAGCACGGCGCGCGACCGCTGAAGCGCGTCCTCGAGCGGCGGATCGTGTTCCCGCTCGCGCGTCTTCTCGCCTCGCGACAGCTGGTGGGGGGCGAGACGGTCGCGGTCGACTGGCGCGACGATGCGCCCGAGGTGGACTTCGTGCTCACCACGCCCCGCCACATGGTGGCGAGCGTCGGCTGA
- a CDS encoding F0F1 ATP synthase subunit epsilon has protein sequence MRLQLVTTERLLLDTDVEEVYAPGVLGEFGVLPLHVNFLTALGTGELRFRKDGVDRWVAVSGGILEVLDDVVTVLADTAEFADEIDVARAKAAEERVRHALGRTAPDSPEIADLQSALSRALNRQMVAARGAAASAGRPSGPIR, from the coding sequence ATGCGTCTCCAGCTCGTCACGACCGAGCGGCTGCTGCTCGACACCGACGTCGAGGAGGTCTACGCGCCGGGTGTGCTCGGCGAGTTCGGCGTGCTGCCGCTGCACGTCAACTTCCTCACCGCGCTCGGTACGGGCGAGCTGCGCTTCCGCAAGGACGGCGTCGACCGCTGGGTCGCGGTCTCGGGCGGCATCCTCGAGGTGCTCGACGACGTCGTGACCGTGCTCGCCGACACGGCGGAGTTCGCGGACGAGATCGACGTCGCGCGCGCCAAGGCGGCCGAGGAGCGCGTACGCCACGCGCTCGGGCGCACCGCGCCCGACAGCCCGGAGATCGCCGACCTGCAGTCCGCGCTGTCGCGCGCGCTGAATCGGCAGATGGTCGCGGCGCGCGGCGCGGCGGCGTCCGCGGGCCGACCCTCCGGACCGATCCGCTGA